GTTGCCGCCTTGCCCTCAATCGCCGGACGGGCTCGGGTTCTGTCACGGCGGGGATCGCGGGTGGGCGGTCCCGCGCGTCCAGGAGCCCGGACAATCGGCCGACGTCGGCCCGGCGTACGGCGTCACGGATCTGTTCGTCGGCCGGCGTCTTCACCGTCGGATGCCGGCCGGGGCGCTCCCGCCCCGGCCAACGGTTTCGCCCGCGTCAATAGCCGCCGAACGGCACATGGTCCGCGAGCGCCAGTTCGCGGGCGAAGGCCCTCACCCGCAGCAGGCACCGGGCGGCGAAGCGGACGGCCGGTGCGTGGCGCGGGCCGTATGCGGCGGCCCATAGTGCGGGAATGTGCGCGGATGGCTGGGTATTAGTCATACATCCAGCTTCGACCCGTGCCGGCGGTCGGTCCAACGGATGGTTCAGCCGGCTGCCATCGATGCGGTGCATGGACGCAGCCACGCCGCTCCCCCGACGGTGCCTACGGGCGCAGGGCCCGCAGCAGCAGGTCGGCCAGGTGGTCGGCGACCTCCTGCTGGCTGAGCGGGCCGTCGGGCCGGTACCAGGTGGACAGATGGTGGACCGAGCCGAAGTGGTAGTCGACGATCAGGTCCGCCGGGGTGGCGGTGGAGAACACCCCGCTCTGCTGGCCCTCTTCCACCAGGGCCCGGAAGCGCTCGTGGTAGCGGCGGCGCTCCACCCGTACCTGCTTGTTCTTCTCCGGGCTGAGGTGGTGCATGGACCGGAAGAAGATCGAGGCGTCGTCGAGGTTCTCGATGGTCGTGACGACCACGTCCGCGGCAGCGTCGCGCAGCCGCTGCTCGACCGGGGCCTCGGCACAGGCGAAGGCGTCCAGGCGCTCCTGCTGGAGCCGGAGCACCCGGGCGTAGACCTCCTGGAGGAGGTCCTCCTTCGAACCGAAGTAGTGGTAGAGCGCGCCCTTGGTGACGCCCGCCGCCTCGACGATCTCCTGTACCGAGGTGCGGTCGTAGCCCCGCTCGGCGAAGAGCCGGGTGGCGGCGGCCAGCAGCCGCTGAGGGACGGGCACCGTGCCCCCGTCCGTCGCCTTGGCCATTGCCGCCACCGTCCTTCCGTGCTGTGCGTGAATCGGTCTATCGAGGGGAACGCAGTTCCCGCCTGAGGATCTTCCCACTCGCCGTCTTCGGGAGTTCGGCCAGGATCTCGACCTCGCGCGGGTACTTGTACGCCGCAAGCCGTTCCTTGCAGTACGCACCCAGTTCCTCGGGCTCGACCGTGGAGCCGGGCCGCAGGCTGACGTAGGCACGGACGGTCTCGCCGCGGTAGGGGTCGGGGACGCCGACGACGGCCGCCTCCCGGACCGCGGGGTGGGTGTAGAGCACATCCTCCACCTCGCGCGGCCAGACCTTGAAGCCGGAGGCGTTGATCATGTCCTTCTTGCGGTCGACGACGTAGAGCCAGCCCTCCCGGTCCATGAAGCCGATGTCGCCGGTGCGCAGCTCACCGTCCGGGAAGGCGGTGGCGGTGGCCTCGGGCAGCCGCCAGTAGCCGGAGACGACCTGCGGTCCGCGGACCGCGATCTCGCCCTGCTCACCGAAGGGCACCTCCTCGCCGTTCTCGTCGAGGATCCTGACCACCGTGTCGGGGCCGGGCACGCCCACGGAGAGGGTTCCGGAGACCGGGTCGACGGGGGCTTCGCGCTCCGGGGGTACGGACGCGCAGGGGGCCGTGCACTCGGTGAGGCCGTAGCCGTTGCGGATGTAGGGGCCGAAGCCCGCCCGGAACTTCTCGACGAGCGCGGGCGGCAGCGGTGCGCCGCCGGAGGAGATCACCTGGAAGGAGGAGAAGTGCTCGGGGGTGACGGCGGGGTGGGCGGCCAGGGCCATGAAGGCGGTCGACGGCCCCACGGTGTAGGCGGGGCGGTGTTCGGCGAAGGCTTCGAGGACGACGCCCGGGTGGAAGCGGTACGCGAGGACGAGGGTGCCCGCGTTGGTGAGGCAGGCGGCCAGCTGGCACACCATGCCGGTGATGTGGAAGAGCGGGGCGAGCGCGAAGTACGAGGAGCCCTCGGCGATGGGGTGCCCGGTCCGCTGGCGCTCGGCGTTGATCATGATGTTGCCGTGGGAGTTCATGGCGCCCTTGGGGGTGCCGCTGGTCCCGGAGGTGTAGCTGATCAGCGCCACGTCGGCGGCGGTGAGCCCGCGCCCCTCCGGGGCCTTCAGACCCTGCCGAGCGACGGCGACCAGGTCGTCGGCGTCCCCGGGCACGGGCAGCCGCTCGAAGCCGAGTACGCGTGCGTCGTTCTGCGTCTGGAGATCCAGCTCACTGGTGGTGAGTGCGATCCGCGCGGTCGGGGCGTCGGCCGCTGTGTCCCGCAGATACGCCTCCCAGGCCCGGTCCGCGCAGATCAGCGCGGTGACCTCGGCGTCCTTCAGTACGTGGCCGACCTCGCCGGACTTGTACATCGGGTTGAGCGGGACGACGGTCGCGCCCGCCTTCCAGGCGCCGAGCAGTGCGAGCACGAACTGCGGGGAGTTCTGCAGCATGATCGCGACCCGGTCGCCGCGCTCCAGGCCCCTGGCTGCGAGATGGCCGGCCACCGAGTCCGAGAGCGCGTCGGTCTCGCGGTAGCTCAGGCGCCCGTCGAAGTAGGCGAGCGCGGGGTGCTCGGGGCTGCGGGCGACGGAGGCGCGGAAGGCGTGCACGAGGGTCTCGGCCGGGCTGACGGAGGCCCGCTGGGCCTCGCTGAGCAGGGAGATCCAGGGCCTGGCCGCATAGAAGGACTCGGTCATGCGCCGGTCTCCTCCCACTTCTGCTGGAGGTGGTTCATATTGCCGAGCCAGTGGTCGGTGTCCTTGGCGCGGGCCCGGTAGAAACCGGCCACCTCGGGGTGCGGCAGGACGAGGAAGCGGTCCTCGGCCATGGCGTCGAACAGCGCGTCGGCGACCGCCTCGGGCTCGATGGCGCTGGGGGCGAGTACGAGCTCACCGGCCGATCCGGCGGCGGTGAGCATGTCCGTGCGCACGCCCTGCGGGCAGATCGCGTGGACCTTGATGCCGCGGTGGCGGTAGGTCAGCGAGAGCCATTCGGCGAAGGCGACGACGCCGTGCTTGGTGACGCTGTACGGCGCGGCGCCGATCATCGTCAGCAGTCCGGCGGCGGACGCGGTCGAGACGAAACGGCCGCCGCCGCGCTCCAGCCAGTCCGGCAGCAGCGCCCTGGCCGCTCGGACGTGGGCCATCACATTGACGTCCCAGGCGGCGGCCCAGACCTCCTCTTCGGCGAAGACGTCGCCAGGCGAGGCGAGGCCCGCGTTGGCGCAGTAGATGTCGACGGTGCCCTCCAGCGCGTCCCGGGCGGCGTCCACGATCCGCGAGGCGTCACCGGCGACGGCGACGGCGCCGATCTCCTCGGCCAGCGGCTTGATCCTGGCCTCGTCGAGATCGTTGACCACGACCCGCGCGCCCTGCGCGGCGAACCGGCGGGCCAGAGAGGCTCCGATGCCGCCTCCGGCCCCTGTGACCACCACGCCCGCGCCCTGCACCGTACTCATCGGGTCCCGCCTCTCTCAGCCGACTTCCCCAGCAGACTAACCAGTCGGTATGTCAGAGTGGAAGAGGTCGACAGGGCGACGCTCCTGCCCCAACCGTCTCGTCCGGCTCATTCCGTAGGACCGGAACGCGCGCTAGCGTGCGTGGCCATGACAGACATCGCGATCATGGAGGTAGCTGAATGAGCCTGTCCAGACGTGGTTTGCTGGCCGGCGGCGCGGTGGGAGCCCTCGCGGCGACGGCGGCCGGTACCGGGTTCGCGGGCGCCGCGCCCACCGCCGGCAACGGGCACGGGCGGGTCCGTACCGGCTTCGACCGGCTGGCGGCGGACGGCTACGCGCTGCTGAAGGGGCAGAAGGTCGGGGTCGTCACCAACCCGACCGGGATCACGTCCGACGTACGCCACATCATCGATGTGATGCACCCGGACGAGCGCGTGGACCTGATCGCCGTCTTCGGGCCCGAGCACGGCTTCCGCGGGACCGCGCAGGCGGGCGGTTCGGAGGGGCGGTACGACGACCCGGCGACCGGACTGCCCGTCTACGACACGTACCTGAAGAGCGGGCAGGCACTCGCCGATGTCTTCACCGCGTCCGGAGTGGACACGGTCGTCTTCGACATCCAGGACGCGGGCGCCCGCTTCTACACCTACATCTGGACGCTGTACGACTGCATGGAGGCGGCGGCGCTCGCGGGCAAGCGGTTCGTCGTGCTCGACCGGCCGAACCCGGTGACCGGGCGGGCGGCGCTCGGTCCGGTGCTCGACCCGGCGTTCTCCACGTTCGTGGGCCGCCGGGAGATCTCGCAGGCGCACGGCATGACGGTCACCGAGCTGGCACTGCTCTTCAACGCGGAGTTCCTGGCCCAGCGGCCGGTGGACCTGCGCATCGTGAAGATGTCGGGGTGGAAGCGCTCGGACTTCTTCGACGCGACCGGGCTGCCGTGGGTGCCGCCGAGCCCCAACATGCCGACGCCGGACACGGCGCTGGTGTACTCCGGGACCTGCCTGTTCGAGGGCACGAACCTCTCCGAGGGGCGCGGCACGACCCGCCCCTTCGAACTGCTCGGCGCCGAGGGCATCGACCACCGGTGGGCGGCGGCCGCGAACGCGCTCGATCTGCCCGGGGTCGCCTTCCGCGAGGCGTACTTCGCGCCGACGTTCTCCAAGTTCCAGGGAGAGACGGTCGGCGGCGTGCAGTTGCACGTCCAGGACCGCGAGGTCTTCGATCCGGTGCGCACGGGGATCGCGCTGCTGGTCACCGCGAAGCGGACGTGGAGCGGGTTCGCGTGGCGCCCGGACAACTGGATCGACAAGCTCACCGGCAACACACGGGTCCGCACGATGATCGATGCGGGGGCCGACACGGATGAGGTGGTGGGGGCGTGGGCTGCGGACCTCGCCGCGTTCCGCGCCGTCCGGAAGAAGTACCTCCAGTACCGGTGAGGCGAACCGGGCGGGCCCAGGATTCGGGCCCGCCCGGCCGCTGAGGACACAGCGGCCGCCGGACGGCCCCGGCACTACCGGTGCGCCGGGAACTCCACCACCTGCTGGTACGTCGGCCGGTTCTGCCAGTGGATCGCCTTCTGGCTGATCCCGCCCAGCGCACGGTGAATGATCGAGTCCGTGCACCACTGCTCGCCCGCCCCGCAGCTGTCGTCACCCGGGTAGACCTCGGCCGCCGGCTGCGCCGCGGCCCCCTTCAGCGACTCCAGCAGCGCGTCACGGCAACTGTTCAGGTCCCCGTTCCCGCAGTACGTCTTGGCCAACGGGCCCTTGACCGGCTGCCCGAGGACCTTGCGCAGGTCCTTGTCCACGAAGCCCCACCAGCCGTACTGGAACGCCGATCCGCTGTGCGCCCCGCTCGGCCCGTGGCTGGCCGCCGGGGACTCGTCGGTGGCGAGGTTCGCGGTCAGCGCGCCGTACAGGTCGTCGCCGAGCCCCGGCCTGAACTCGGCCTCGACCAGCTTCGGCCACCACGCGTCCATGATCCGTACCGCGTCGGCGTAGGTGTACGCATGCGATCCGGGGCTGCTCTCCCTGCGCTGCGAACCGGCCGCCCGCCAGGACTCCAACTCCTGTACGACACTGTTCAGTTCAGGATCGGTGACGGGCCGGGAGCGGATCACCTTCAGCAGTTCGGGCAGCAACTGCTCGCCGCGCAGATCTGTGAGTGCGGCCTGAGCCATCGCCCGGGTGAGGGACGCGCGGGTCACTCCGCCCTCCTCGACCAGCTTCGCCACCCGCTGGTCCAGCAGATCCCCGCGGTGCACCGCGCCGAGGCCGAAGCCCGCGGCCGCGTAACCCTCGGCCTGCTTGTTGTTCCAGGAGATGTAGTAGTCCTGGCCGCTGGAGTGCGGGTGCTCGGCGAAGGGGGTGTACGCGGCGGTGTTGGCGGCCGGGTCGTACCCCTGCCATTCGTACGCCTTCTCGGCCTTGACGGGCAGCGCCGGGTCCACGCCCGCCGCTCGCACCGGGTTCATGCCGCTGTTGTAGTACGCGGCGGTGCGGGAGTCCGCGTAGAACCAGTTGAACGCGTAGTCGATATTGCTCGCCGCCTGCTGGAACGAGGAGGCGTCCTTGACGTACGCCGGGTCGTTGAGCATCTGGAAGCCGATGATCGAGTCGGCCTCGTGGCGGTAGGTGGTACGCAGCGAGGTGTACGCGACGGGCTTGCCGCCCACGGTGGCGCGGTGGGTGACGATGCCGTAGTTCGTGCGCCGGACCTGCATCCGGTAGGAGCCCTTCGCCGTGGAGTCGGCGACGGTCGGCTGCCAGGAGTTGGTGCGCTCCAGGGTCTCCATGGCAGTGCAGGTGCCGCGGTAGAGGTAGTGCGTGGAGTCCTTGGCGGGGGCGGAGCCGTCGGGCTCGCACAGCTCGACGGCGTAGGTGTCGGTGATGTCCTGGCCGGCCGAGGTGGCGCTCCAGGCGTAGTCCTGGCCGCGCCCCATCTGGACATACATTCCGACCCCGGCGAAGGAGACACCCCGGGCGCTGATGCCGGGGCCCTGGAGCTCCTGGAGCATCATCAGCTGCGGGGCGAAGTAGCCGGTCTGGGGCCCGAAGACGGCGATCGGGTTCCCGCTCGCGGTGTGCCGGCCGGAGACCAGCAGGGCGTTGGACATGCCGCGCTTCTGGGTGCCGGAGCCGGGCAGTGAGCCCTCGGGGACGACACCGTCGTCGAAGATGCCCTGGGCCGTCTTGAGCGTGGCCGGGGCCTTGACGGGGGCCTTCCTGTCGGTGCCCGCGGAGCCGGTGCGGTCGTGGATCAGGGGTTCGGTGGTGACCGAGCCGCTGTCGGGCAGCGCGGTGCCGCGTGCGGTGGCGGGCCTGCCCGCGTACGGGAACGCCGTGCCGTCGTGGATCGTCAGCACGGCCTCGGGGTCGTTGCGCTGCCGGAACGACTCCCAGACCTCGGTGCCCTCGGCGACCCCGTATTTCTGCTGGGCGGCGAGCAGCGAGAGCGCCGCCTGCACCTCGCCGCCACCGCCGCCGCCGAACTGGCCGCCGACCACGGAGGCGATGGAGATCAGGTCGGTCAGCTTGAACGGCTGTATCTCCCCGACGTTGGTGATCGCGTCGATCTTGCCGGTGAGGACGTACTCGCCGGGGAAGTAGCGGCCCTTCTTGGACTTCTCGCGGTAGGCGTTGATGCCGTCGACGTACGCCTGGGCGTCGACCATGGCCTGTTCGCCGCGGGCGCCCTCGTGGGTCCTGATGTACTCGACCTGGGCTTCGAGATCGGCCTCGGTGTACGGGGCCTGCGGCCAGAACTGCTGCTCCAGGCCCTGGTTGGCGAGCGCGCCGCCGGCGAACGAGGTCAGTTCTCCGCGGCCGATGTGCCGGAAGAGGTCCATCAGCCAGAGCCGGTCCTGCCCGGCGGCGAATCCGGCGCCGAACTCGGTGCCGTAACGGGTGGTGCCCTTGATGTGCGGGACACCGGAGGCCTTGTCGCGGGTGATGGTGACGTCGTCGCGCGGCGAGGTGACGGACTCGACCTGGTCGTTCGGCACGCCGAACGAGGCGTCGTTGAAGAAGTCGGTCAGCTTCTGGTCGGTGAGACCGGTGTGTCCGGCCACCAGGCCGTTGTAGCGGTCGAGTTGGTCGTCGCTGTGCGCGGGGTGCGTGCCGAACGCCTTGTTGCCGAGGATCTCGACGAGGGTGGCGTTGCCGTTCTCTCCGGGCGGCAGGATGTCGTCGCACTGAGCCTGGCAGTAGTCGGTGACGGGCACCGGTTCCGCAGCCGCGGCGCCGGACTGCGGCGAGGCCGCCAGCAAGGTCGTGCCGAGTGCGAGAACCGCCGCGACGGCGGCGGTTCTGAACTTCACGATGTGTGGGGGCATGCGTGCTCCTCCGAGAGGCCGATGCGCCGGAGGTTACTGGCGGTATGACCCGCCGGTAAGATGAGCAACAGTCACCTTTTCCGAATCGTCACATGCCGCCGCACGCGACACCGTGACGATGCGTCATCTCGCATGGTGGACGCACTCTCGGGTGGATGGATCCGAATCGGGCTGCCGTTCGTCCATTCCTCGACGCCGAAGTACGAGCGACGGAGGTGGCGGTGCAGTGGCCGGATTCCGGAGTCTTGCGAGACAGGTCCGCGATCCGCGGGGCGACCTGGCGCTGCGGCGGTATTCGCTGCGCAAGTGCCTGGAGAGGTTCGCCCCTTACGGGCATCGGGCGACCTGGGACCATCTGTGTGCCCGGCACGGGATCGAGCCCGAGGACCGGTCCCCCGATCCGGTGCGGCTGATGCGCGCACTGGACGAGCTGGAGGCGGCGCGGGCCGTCTGGCTCGGCTACGAGGCGGGGTTCGCCGAGCGCCGCAGGCGGGAGAAGCAGGACGGGCTGCGCAGCCCGGGCGCGCTCGACGACTGGCACCGGCGCATCCGGTGCGGCCACGGGGTCGCCCGCTGCGAGGATCCGGCGGTCCACCCCTCGGCGCCGCTCGCCGAGGTCCTGGGTCGGCTTATCGCGGCCCTGGAGGCGAAGCCGGGCACGGCCTGCCCGGTGTGCGCAGGCACCGAGATCGCCTGGCGGCACGACCTGGAACGCGAGCCGTGGTCGGGGCCGGTCTGCGCGGGCTGCGGAATCGTGGTTCCGCAACCGGTGCTCACACCGGGGGCACTGGCGAAGGCCAGGAAGGTACGCCCGGGGAATCTGGCATCGGCGGCGTGACGAACGGCGCGCGTTTGCCGGGGCGGGTCCGGCACGGGGCGGGTGGGGGCCTTTTTCCAAGCACCCGGCCCGCCCTACGGGCGGTTCGCCGGGTGGCGGTCGGCGGGCGGGTGTTCGGGCATCAGTCGTGAGCCGCTGATCCGCTGGCCGGAGATGTCGTTCGGGTTGGAGAGCACGCAGTTCTCCAGCGACAGACAG
This sequence is a window from Streptomyces sp. NBC_01217. Protein-coding genes within it:
- a CDS encoding TetR/AcrR family transcriptional regulator, which produces MAKATDGGTVPVPQRLLAAATRLFAERGYDRTSVQEIVEAAGVTKGALYHYFGSKEDLLQEVYARVLRLQQERLDAFACAEAPVEQRLRDAAADVVVTTIENLDDASIFFRSMHHLSPEKNKQVRVERRRYHERFRALVEEGQQSGVFSTATPADLIVDYHFGSVHHLSTWYRPDGPLSQQEVADHLADLLLRALRP
- a CDS encoding exo-beta-N-acetylmuramidase NamZ family protein, with amino-acid sequence MSLSRRGLLAGGAVGALAATAAGTGFAGAAPTAGNGHGRVRTGFDRLAADGYALLKGQKVGVVTNPTGITSDVRHIIDVMHPDERVDLIAVFGPEHGFRGTAQAGGSEGRYDDPATGLPVYDTYLKSGQALADVFTASGVDTVVFDIQDAGARFYTYIWTLYDCMEAAALAGKRFVVLDRPNPVTGRAALGPVLDPAFSTFVGRREISQAHGMTVTELALLFNAEFLAQRPVDLRIVKMSGWKRSDFFDATGLPWVPPSPNMPTPDTALVYSGTCLFEGTNLSEGRGTTRPFELLGAEGIDHRWAAAANALDLPGVAFREAYFAPTFSKFQGETVGGVQLHVQDREVFDPVRTGIALLVTAKRTWSGFAWRPDNWIDKLTGNTRVRTMIDAGADTDEVVGAWAADLAAFRAVRKKYLQYR
- a CDS encoding long-chain-fatty-acid--CoA ligase; amino-acid sequence: MTESFYAARPWISLLSEAQRASVSPAETLVHAFRASVARSPEHPALAYFDGRLSYRETDALSDSVAGHLAARGLERGDRVAIMLQNSPQFVLALLGAWKAGATVVPLNPMYKSGEVGHVLKDAEVTALICADRAWEAYLRDTAADAPTARIALTTSELDLQTQNDARVLGFERLPVPGDADDLVAVARQGLKAPEGRGLTAADVALISYTSGTSGTPKGAMNSHGNIMINAERQRTGHPIAEGSSYFALAPLFHITGMVCQLAACLTNAGTLVLAYRFHPGVVLEAFAEHRPAYTVGPSTAFMALAAHPAVTPEHFSSFQVISSGGAPLPPALVEKFRAGFGPYIRNGYGLTECTAPCASVPPEREAPVDPVSGTLSVGVPGPDTVVRILDENGEEVPFGEQGEIAVRGPQVVSGYWRLPEATATAFPDGELRTGDIGFMDREGWLYVVDRKKDMINASGFKVWPREVEDVLYTHPAVREAAVVGVPDPYRGETVRAYVSLRPGSTVEPEELGAYCKERLAAYKYPREVEILAELPKTASGKILRRELRSPR
- a CDS encoding penicillin acylase family protein, which produces MPPHIVKFRTAAVAAVLALGTTLLAASPQSGAAAAEPVPVTDYCQAQCDDILPPGENGNATLVEILGNKAFGTHPAHSDDQLDRYNGLVAGHTGLTDQKLTDFFNDASFGVPNDQVESVTSPRDDVTITRDKASGVPHIKGTTRYGTEFGAGFAAGQDRLWLMDLFRHIGRGELTSFAGGALANQGLEQQFWPQAPYTEADLEAQVEYIRTHEGARGEQAMVDAQAYVDGINAYREKSKKGRYFPGEYVLTGKIDAITNVGEIQPFKLTDLISIASVVGGQFGGGGGGEVQAALSLLAAQQKYGVAEGTEVWESFRQRNDPEAVLTIHDGTAFPYAGRPATARGTALPDSGSVTTEPLIHDRTGSAGTDRKAPVKAPATLKTAQGIFDDGVVPEGSLPGSGTQKRGMSNALLVSGRHTASGNPIAVFGPQTGYFAPQLMMLQELQGPGISARGVSFAGVGMYVQMGRGQDYAWSATSAGQDITDTYAVELCEPDGSAPAKDSTHYLYRGTCTAMETLERTNSWQPTVADSTAKGSYRMQVRRTNYGIVTHRATVGGKPVAYTSLRTTYRHEADSIIGFQMLNDPAYVKDASSFQQAASNIDYAFNWFYADSRTAAYYNSGMNPVRAAGVDPALPVKAEKAYEWQGYDPAANTAAYTPFAEHPHSSGQDYYISWNNKQAEGYAAAGFGLGAVHRGDLLDQRVAKLVEEGGVTRASLTRAMAQAALTDLRGEQLLPELLKVIRSRPVTDPELNSVVQELESWRAAGSQRRESSPGSHAYTYADAVRIMDAWWPKLVEAEFRPGLGDDLYGALTANLATDESPAASHGPSGAHSGSAFQYGWWGFVDKDLRKVLGQPVKGPLAKTYCGNGDLNSCRDALLESLKGAAAQPAAEVYPGDDSCGAGEQWCTDSIIHRALGGISQKAIHWQNRPTYQQVVEFPAHR
- a CDS encoding SDR family oxidoreductase, whose product is MSTVQGAGVVVTGAGGGIGASLARRFAAQGARVVVNDLDEARIKPLAEEIGAVAVAGDASRIVDAARDALEGTVDIYCANAGLASPGDVFAEEEVWAAAWDVNVMAHVRAARALLPDWLERGGGRFVSTASAAGLLTMIGAAPYSVTKHGVVAFAEWLSLTYRHRGIKVHAICPQGVRTDMLTAAGSAGELVLAPSAIEPEAVADALFDAMAEDRFLVLPHPEVAGFYRARAKDTDHWLGNMNHLQQKWEETGA